Genomic DNA from uncultured Methanospirillum sp.:
ACCGGCGTCCACGCATCTTTCCGCGACCTGCACGGACCTTGCGTGATCCTTCAGCCTTGAGAATATCGTTGTATACACCGATTGCTCGCAGTGCTGCGATAACATCCTTGGTCTTTCCAAGAGCTTCAAACTCGTTGGTCAGCACAAACGGAAGAGAGCCTTCAAAGACATGACCACGTGACTTGACAAGATCATCGCTGATGGTTGCTGCAATTGCTGAACCGAGAGCTTTTCTTCTCTCCTTGCGGTTGATGTCGCGGGTCAGGACTTTCTGGACTACAGGCGGATGAGCCTCACGACCACCCTTTGCCTGCGGAACCTTTGCAGCCCGGGAACTGTTCTTCAGACGTGGAACATGTGATGCACCACGACCACTACCCCAGCCGACAGCTGACTTCGTGATACCTGCATAGACGTATGCTCCATGGGGCTGGTA
This window encodes:
- the rpl4p gene encoding 50S ribosomal protein L4 yields the protein MKAQVLSLSGSVDHEIELPSVFASEYRPDLIKKAVISIQSHRYQPHGAYVYAGITKSAVGWGSGRGASHVPRLKNSSRAAKVPQAKGGREAHPPVVQKVLTRDINRKERRKALGSAIAATISDDLVKSRGHVFEGSLPFVLTNEFEALGKTKDVIAALRAIGVYNDILKAEGSRKVRAGRGKMRGRRYKQRKSLLIVTGNQPLRAARNLAGVDVCPVDSLNVELLAPGTQSARLTVWTEDAIVRLGGEQ